Below is a window of Fulvitalea axinellae DNA.
GGTTTCTGAAAAGTCCATGATCTCCAAAAATTCGTTCCGTAGGTCATAGGCGTCTTTCAATAAGGCGGAATCCCGGAACGCCCGACCCAAAGATTCCCGTTGCCGGGAACAACAATGGTCAGGACGTTTAAAAAGGGCCCATTTTATATTCTTGAAACAGTCCGTGTCTTTGTGTTCTTTTCGCAACTTTTTCCTGATTCCGTCTAATGAATCGTTCAGGGATTTGACGACATGAAAATAATCGATGACTACCGCAGCGTTGGGAAAACAAGCCTCGCACACATCAATGTAGGGCCTCCATATATCGCAGGCGACAACCTCTATCCTCCGCATGAATCCGTTGCCAAGAGACTGGAAATGAGACCTAATCGTTTCTTTTTTCCGGTCTTTGAGAATGTCGAGGTGAATGCCCCGTTCCAAGTCCGTAAGCACGCAAACATAGTCTTTCTTCCCTTTTCGGTGCGCCAATTCGTCAATGCCCAATTTTCTGACGCGGGCGTACCTGCCAAGCAAATCGACGGCTTTGTTTGCGTGCCGAAAATATATTCTCTCCACCGTCTTATGGCAAGCGTTGACCAAAGCGGCGACCTCGCTGAACGATTGTTTGGCGCAAAGTTCGAAGATCCATTTTGATTGCCTGTCGGTATGGGATTTTCCGGACGAGGCCCATTCAGGCCTGTGAAGAAAGTATCTCCCGCAACCTTCACAAACAAACTGGGGAACCCGGACGTGAAGCCAAACCTCTTTTCCGCTGATGCTCAAGTCTTGGTATTTATGCAGACTATATTGGTTGATTGTTTCTCTTTTCTTAAGACAAACGGGACATTCACGGTAATTTGGCAGTGAATACCTATCTTCTTTGGACCGTGCACTACAGATTCCACCTTCAGATAAGGTAGGTGCAGAATTGACCCGTAAAATTCTTCTTCCGTCATTTTGCAAAGAGACTACTTTCCACAGAAATTGTCAAAGCACCAAAAAATTAAGGGCGAGAAAGATAACATCTTCCCGCCCCCTTGTAAGAAACCTACTCCACTGCCTATTTTATTCGTCGGTTCCCGAGGCTACTTGGTACAATTCCAATTCCTGCATCAGGGACATTTTACGGTCCACTCCGTTTCGGATAAAACCGTTAATCTCAAATTTCATATAGCGGCCTTTTTTCGGAGCGTCGAAAGGAATGAATTTCCAATCCAAGTCCGTTTCTTCCGGTATCAGGACATAGTCGGCCACCGGATCTCCCCAATCGTTTTTGTCATCACTGACATAGATTTTCGCTTTGGTCACCAAATCGGTGAACACGTCGGGGGAAATCTGGTGCGGCAGGTAAGACACCATCGCCAATTCTCTGGAAGATTTCATATCCACTACAATCGGGTGCGGATACGGAACTTCCATGGTCCACGGCGTCAGCCACAGGTTTTCGGGATTCAGGCCCGCCTCCACAATTCCGTCGAACACTTTGGTGATCGGGAATTTTTCGTGGCCCGGCACCAAGGCTTCGATTCCGAATTCCTCGCCCAACGGATCCAGTTTTTCAAAAACTCCGATAGCGTTTACCTTGGCCGGATCGGCGGAATAACCGGCGTCCGCAAAAGCGGAAAAGGCCATGTCCTGATCTCCAATCCATTCGCCAAAGGCCCAAACGACATTGTTCAGGTTGCTTTTCAGCGTAAAGTTCGGCGTGTTCTCGTTTCTGGTTTTGATAAAATCCATAAACTGAAGGTCCGTGCCTTTCGCCTCCACCATTTTGATGATTTCGAGGAACTTGGCCGTACGGACTTCGGCCGGAACGGCACCA
It encodes the following:
- a CDS encoding ISL3 family transposase — protein: MQNDGRRILRVNSAPTLSEGGICSARSKEDRYSLPNYRECPVCLKKRETINQYSLHKYQDLSISGKEVWLHVRVPQFVCEGCGRYFLHRPEWASSGKSHTDRQSKWIFELCAKQSFSEVAALVNACHKTVERIYFRHANKAVDLLGRYARVRKLGIDELAHRKGKKDYVCVLTDLERGIHLDILKDRKKETIRSHFQSLGNGFMRRIEVVACDIWRPYIDVCEACFPNAAVVIDYFHVVKSLNDSLDGIRKKLRKEHKDTDCFKNIKWALFKRPDHCCSRQRESLGRAFRDSALLKDAYDLRNEFLEIMDFSETKVSDEKRLDQWIEKARDVNQKGFNRFVKTLCRWRTQIWAFTQTGVTNAMTEGLNNMIRYYKRISFGIPNFEHMRIRVLVSGI